In the Candidatus Glassbacteria bacterium genome, one interval contains:
- a CDS encoding DUF1343 domain-containing protein, translated as MSEFGRHITAWLVLLMAAWAASACSATAESESAPARNKVVMTGLDILVKDEFAQFAGLRVGAVTNHTGVDSRGRPLYRLLSAEPDVELAAVFAPEHGLEGVLEGEYESAKAGGSGLTVHSLYGLERKPRREWLDGLDALVFDIQDIGTRFYTYISTMALCMQAAAENGITFYVLDRPNPVGGLSVEGPVLEESLRGDFIAYYPIPVRHGMTVGELARLFNDEFGIGADLHVVRMDGWRRGMYYDRTGLAWIDPSPNMRSLSAAILYPGLGISEATNLSVGRGTDIPFELYGAPYVDGVALAARLNSAGLAGVSFRDTTFTPESHVFPGRACGGVRAVLTDREAFNSVEAGLHLLNALERLYPDKFDLERIDRWIGRRDVKRQLEDGVPVERIIAAWQDELERFKQTRAKYLIYPE; from the coding sequence ATGAGCGAGTTCGGCAGACATATTACGGCCTGGCTGGTGCTGCTGATGGCTGCGTGGGCGGCTTCCGCCTGTTCCGCGACGGCGGAGAGCGAAAGTGCGCCCGCACGGAATAAGGTCGTGATGACCGGGCTGGATATCCTGGTGAAAGATGAGTTTGCTCAGTTTGCCGGCCTGCGGGTGGGTGCGGTTACCAACCACACGGGGGTCGACAGCCGGGGACGGCCGCTGTACCGTCTGTTGAGCGCTGAGCCGGACGTGGAACTGGCGGCGGTGTTCGCACCGGAGCACGGCCTGGAGGGAGTGCTCGAGGGCGAGTACGAATCGGCCAAAGCCGGCGGGAGCGGACTGACAGTCCACAGCCTATACGGCCTGGAGCGCAAACCGCGCCGGGAGTGGCTGGACGGGCTGGATGCGCTGGTGTTCGATATCCAGGATATCGGCACGCGGTTTTATACCTATATCTCCACGATGGCCCTGTGCATGCAGGCCGCGGCCGAAAACGGGATCACCTTCTACGTCCTCGACAGGCCAAACCCTGTCGGCGGGCTGAGCGTCGAGGGTCCGGTGCTGGAGGAATCGCTGCGGGGAGATTTTATCGCTTATTACCCGATCCCGGTGCGCCACGGGATGACTGTCGGCGAGCTGGCCCGGCTGTTCAACGATGAATTCGGGATCGGCGCGGACCTCCACGTGGTCCGGATGGACGGCTGGCGGCGCGGGATGTATTACGACCGGACCGGACTGGCCTGGATCGACCCCTCGCCCAACATGCGCAGCCTGAGCGCGGCGATACTCTACCCCGGACTGGGGATCAGCGAAGCCACCAACCTGTCAGTCGGCCGGGGGACTGACATTCCCTTCGAGCTTTACGGCGCCCCGTATGTCGACGGGGTGGCGCTGGCGGCCAGGCTCAACTCGGCCGGTCTGGCGGGGGTATCGTTCCGGGACACGACGTTTACGCCGGAATCCCATGTTTTTCCCGGCCGGGCCTGCGGAGGAGTCAGGGCCGTGTTGACGGACCGCGAGGCATTCAACAGTGTCGAGGCGGGACTCCACCTGCTGAATGCGCTGGAACGGCTTTATCCGGACAAGTTCGATCTCGAGCGGATCGACCGCTGGATCGGGCGGCGGGATGTCAAACGGCAGCTGGAGGACGGCGTGCCGGTCGAACGGATTATCGCGGCCTGGCAGGATGAGCTTGAGCGATTCAAACAGACCAGGGCGAAATACCTGATCTATCCTGAATAA
- a CDS encoding DUF819 family protein has protein sequence MTGNEPLITNDAIVLGILVLVLAAVFVTSSSNRPLFVKFYKYVPSILICYFVPGLLASVGLISADHSKIYFVTSRYLLPACLVLLTLSIDLQGVLRLGPKMLIMFFTGTAGIIIGGPAAILIISAVDPTIVGGAGPDAVWRGLTTVAGSWIGGGANQVAMKEVFGVGDRIFGTLVAVDILVGSLWMAVLLIAAGYSERIDRANGADSSDIERLRKKIEDYKAGIDRLPTTADTMAVLAVGFGVTAAAHLGADILSPWIETNWPGLAKFSLTSPFFWIVVIATTGGLLLSFTRARRLEGVGASRIGTVFLYLLVAAIGMKMDLHSVIDSPGLYLIGLVWISIHALLLIVVARLIRAPVFFLAVASQANVGGAASAPIVASAFHPSLAPVGVLIAVLGYALGTYGAWICGQVMRIVAPM, from the coding sequence ATGACTGGTAACGAACCGCTGATCACCAACGATGCAATCGTGCTGGGCATTCTCGTCCTGGTTCTGGCGGCGGTGTTTGTCACCTCTTCCAGCAACCGTCCGCTGTTTGTCAAATTCTACAAATACGTACCGTCGATACTGATCTGCTATTTCGTACCCGGCCTGCTGGCCAGCGTGGGACTGATTTCCGCCGACCACTCGAAGATCTATTTCGTCACCTCGCGCTACCTGCTGCCGGCCTGCCTGGTGCTGCTCACTCTCAGTATCGATCTCCAGGGCGTGCTGCGGCTGGGTCCTAAGATGCTGATCATGTTTTTCACCGGGACCGCCGGGATCATTATCGGCGGGCCGGCGGCGATCCTGATAATCTCGGCCGTGGACCCCACGATAGTCGGCGGAGCGGGACCGGATGCGGTCTGGCGCGGGTTGACCACCGTGGCGGGAAGCTGGATCGGCGGCGGAGCCAACCAGGTGGCGATGAAAGAGGTGTTCGGCGTGGGCGACAGGATTTTCGGCACGCTGGTGGCTGTGGACATACTGGTGGGCAGCCTCTGGATGGCCGTGCTGTTGATCGCCGCCGGCTACAGTGAGCGGATCGACCGGGCCAACGGGGCCGACAGCAGCGATATCGAAAGACTGCGCAAAAAGATAGAGGACTACAAGGCCGGTATCGACCGCCTGCCTACAACCGCGGACACGATGGCCGTGCTGGCGGTGGGCTTCGGTGTGACTGCTGCGGCTCATCTCGGCGCGGATATCCTCAGCCCCTGGATCGAAACCAACTGGCCGGGCCTGGCGAAATTCAGCCTCACCAGCCCGTTTTTCTGGATTGTGGTGATCGCCACCACCGGCGGCCTGCTGCTCTCGTTTACCCGGGCGCGCAGACTGGAGGGCGTGGGAGCATCGCGGATCGGGACGGTTTTCCTTTACCTGCTGGTCGCCGCTATCGGGATGAAGATGGACCTGCACTCGGTGATCGACTCACCGGGCCTTTATCTGATTGGCCTGGTCTGGATCTCGATTCACGCCCTGCTGCTGATCGTGGTGGCCCGGCTGATCCGCGCCCCCGTGTTTTTCCTGGCTGTCGCCAGCCAGGCCAATGTGGGCGGGGCGGCGTCGGCTCCGATAGTAGCCAGTGCGTTCCACCCGTCCCTGGCCCCGGTTGGCGTGCTGATTGCGGTGCTGGGCTATGCACTCGGTACCTATGGGGCCTGGATCTGCGGGCAGGTGATGAGAATAGTGGCGCCGATGTGA